A genomic stretch from Hemicordylus capensis ecotype Gifberg chromosome 1, rHemCap1.1.pri, whole genome shotgun sequence includes:
- the LOC128341186 gene encoding xaa-Arg dipeptidase-like — protein MRPNEAVDGPALALRLEELKRRAAECIEASSESLGALSRQIWSQPELAYEEHQAHGAMTRFFAGRPAGSSSSPPAAGAWSVQPRYKLETAFRADWQWDGAPATRASAAPPRGVEESGQSPPPPLRLGFLCEYDALPGIGHACGHNLIAEVGAAAALGLKGALESLRQPPAGLPRAPAVKITVLGTPAEEDGGGKIDLIKAGAFDGLDVVFMAHPSQEDAAYLPDVAEHDVTVRYYGKASHAAAYPWEGVNALDAAVLAYNNLSLLRQQMKPTWRVHGIIKNGGVKPNIIPSYAELEFYLRAPSLRELSLLTEKAENCFKAAALATGCEVELKGGVHDYYNVLPNKSLEKAYIENGKKLGMEFISDDNLNGLSGSTDFGNVTFVVPGIHPYFYIGSEALNHTEQYTTAAGSEEAQFYALRTAKALAMTALDVVFKPDLLEKVREDFRLVKLKEEDYLNTPGKGSALGIGAACASR, from the exons ATGAGGCCGAATGAGGCAGTGGACGGGCCAGCTTTGGCGCTGCGCCTGGAGGAGCTGAAGCGGCGGGCGGCCGAGTGCATCGAGGCGTCGTCGGAGAGCCTGGGCGCGCTGAGCCGGCAGATCTGGAGCCAGCCGGAGCTGGCCTACGAGGAGCACCAGGCTCACGGCGCCATGACGCGCTTCTTCGCCGGCCGCCCCGCTGGCTCGTCGTCCTCGCCGCCGGCCGCGGGCGCTTGGTCGGTGCAGCCGCGCTACAAGCTGGAGACGGCCTTCCGGGCGGACTGGCAGTGGGACGGGGCGCCCGCCACCCGCGCCTCTGCTGCCCCGCCGCGGGGCGTCGAGGAGTCCGGccagtcgccgccgccgccgctccgcCTGGGCTTCCTGTGCGAGTACGACGCCCTGCCCGGCATCGGCCACGCCTGCGGCCACAACCTGATCGCAGAGGTGGGCGCCGCCGCCGCGCTGGGCCTGAAGGGCGCCCTGGAGAGCCTCCGCCAGCCCCCCGCCGGGCTGCCCCGCGCCCCCGCCGTCAAG ATCACAGTGCTGGGCACTCCTGCCGAAGAAGATGGCGGAGGCAAAATAGACTTAATTAAAGCCGGAGCTTTTGATGGTCTAGATGTTGTTTTTATGGCGCACCCCTCCCAAGAAGATGCCGCTTATTTGCCTGATGTAGCAGAACATGA TGTGACTGTGAGATACTATGGAAAAGCTTCTCATGCTGCTGCTTACCCTTGGGAAGGAGTAAATGCATTAGATGCTGCTGTTCTTGCATACAACAATCTGTCACTTTTAAGACAGCAAATGAAACCAACATGGAGAGTTCATG GTATAATAAAGAATGGAGGTGTGAAACCTAATATCATCCCCTCTTATGCTGAATTAGAATTTTACTTGCGTGCTCCTTCATTAAGGGAACTCTCCCTCCTGACCGAGAAAGCAGAAAACTGCTTTAAAGCTGCAGCTCTGGCCACAGGATGTGAA GTGGAATTAAAAGGTGGGGTACACGATTACTACAATGTGCTTCCTAACAAGAGCCTAGAAAAAGCTTATATAGAGAATGGAAAGAAGCTTGGCATGGAGTTCATCTCTGATGACAACTTGAACGGACTGTCAG GTTCTACTGACTTTGGAAACGTTACCTTTGTGGTTCCTGGGATTCATCCCTATTTTTATATTGGCTCTGAAGCGCTGAACCATACTGAGCAGTACACAACAGCTGCAG GGTCAGAAGAAGCTCAGTTCTATGCCTTGCGGACAGCTAAAGCTTTGGCAATGACTGCCCTGGATGTTGTTTTCAAGCCAGATCTGTTGGAAAAGGTTAGAGAAGATTTCAGATTGGTGAAGCTGAAAGAGGAAGACTACTTGAATACACCTGGGAAAGGATCTGCCCTTGGTATCGGAGCAGCATGTGCGTCACGTTGA